The following proteins are encoded in a genomic region of Cryptomeria japonica chromosome 11, Sugi_1.0, whole genome shotgun sequence:
- the LOC131066481 gene encoding sorbitol dehydrogenase, with product MGKGGKSETEGQNGEEVTENMAAWLCGINTLRIQPFKLPPLGPHDARVRMKAVGICGSDVHYLKHFRLADFIVKEPMVIGHECAGVIEEVGSEVKHLVAGDRVALEPGISCWRCNYCREGSYNLCPDMEFFATPPVHGSLANQVVHPANLCFKLPDNVSLEEGAMCEPLSVGVHACRRASVGAETNILIMGAGPIGLVTMLSARAFGAPRIIIADVDEQRLSVARTLGADGSILVSMKSEDIEEEVNRIQHLMGGTIHVTFDCAGFEKTMTTALKATSSGGKVCLIGMGHNEMTVPLTPAAAREVDIVGVFRYKNTWPLCLEFLSTGKVDVKPLITHRFGFSQKEVDEAFETSARGGNAIKVMFNL from the exons ATGGGTAAGGGAGGCAAGTCTGAGACGGAGGGTCAAAATGGAGAAGAAGTTACAGAGAACATGGCTGCATGGTTGTGTGGGATCAATACGCTCCGCATTCAGCCCTTTAAACTTCCCCCCCTTG GTCCTCATGACGCAAGAGTGCGCATGAAGGCTGTGGGTATCTGTGGCAGTGACGTACACTATCTCAAG CATTTTCGGTTGGCTGATTTCATTGTGAAAGAACCCATGGTGATCGGGCATGAATGTGCAGGAGTTATTGAAGAAGTGGGTAGTGAAGTGAAACATCTGGTTGCCGGTGACCGAGTTGCTCTGGAGCCTGGAATTTCATGCTGGCGTTGCAATTACTGCAGAGAGGGTTCTTATAATCTGTGTCCTGACATGGAGTTCTTTGCAACACCTCCAGTGCATGGTTCCTTGGCCAATCAG GTTGTACATCCTGCAAATTTGTGTTTCAAGTTGCCAGACAATGTGAGTCTAGAGGAAGGTGCGATGTGTGAGCCATTGAGTGTTGGCGTTCATGCTTGTCGCCGTGCTTCTGTAGGTGCTGAAACCAACATCTTGATCATGGGGGCTGGTCCTATTGGCCTTGTTACAATGTTATCTGCACGTGCATTTGGAGCACCACGCATAATTATTGCTGATGTAGATGAACAACGTTTATCTGTGGCTAGAACATTGGGAGCTGATGGCTCCATTCTTGTCTCCATGAAATCGGAG gatattgaagaagaagtcaaCCGAATACAACATTTAATGGGAGGAACTATACATGTAACATTTGATTGTGCTGGTTTTGAAAAAACCATGACCACAGCACTAAAGGCTACTTCTTCAGGTGGTAAGGTATGCCTCATTGGAATGGGTCATAACGAAATGACTGTGCCACTCACTCCAGCTGCTGCAAG GGAAGTAGATATTGTTGGCGTCTTCCGCTACAAAAACACATGGCCTCTGTGTCTTGAATTCTTGAGTACTGGAAAGGTGGATGTGAAACCTTTGATCACCCATCGGTTTGGCTTTTCACAGAAGGAAGTGGATGAAGCCTTTGAAACTAGTGCTCGTGGGGGAAATGCAATCAAAGTCATGTTTAATCTTTGA